Within Kutzneria chonburiensis, the genomic segment CGCCGAGTCGCCCAACTGCTGGGCCGCGTTGAGGAACGCCTGCTCCGAGCCGGCCGCCGCGGTCCGCGCCTCGTCGCACAACACCCTGGCGTACTGGAGGAACTCGGCCCGGACAGTGTCCATTGCGGACATGGTCGTCTGAATCGCGTTGGCAGTCATGGACAACCGCTGCGACTCGATCTTGAGCTGCTGGACGACGTCGTCGATGTCCTTGGTCAGCACGCCGGCGGCCGACTTGAACGCCAGCTGCGCGGCCCCCTGCCAGCCGGCGTCGGACTTTCCGGCGCAGCTGGTCATGTCCGACGACACCGCAGCGAGCTTCGTCGCGTCGTCCGCCTGCCGCTGCGCTTGCTGTTGCAGCGCAACGGGATCGCCGGTCACCTGCTTGGCGCACTCGTCGAGCACGCTCAGGTAGCGGGTGAGGACCGAGGCGACCACCCCGGAGATGTCGGTCACGACACCGAGACCTTGCCGGTGCCGGTCACCGAGATGTGCTCGGTCACGTGCTCGCCGTTGACCGGGATGTCCACGTCGACCTGGGCGTCATGGCCGGTCGGGATCTCCACGGTCGTCGACTCGCTGCCGATCGTCGTGGTCACCTTGATCACGCCCGGGTCGGCCGGCGTCGCGGGCGTGCTGACCGGCGGCGGGGTGGGAGTGGTCCCGGCCGGCGGGTCGACCGGGATCCACGAATCGGACGTGCTCGGAGTCGTCCCCGTCCCACCGAGCGCGGGCGGCGTGTAGCTGTACGGATTCGGTTGTGCCCCATTGGGATTCGACACGGTCGACGTCGTCGGCGTCGAGCCCACCTGCTGGCCGGAAGCCGAAGCCACCGCGGGCGGCGTCACCGGCGCGGTGACCGGGTTGCTCGTCACCGTCGTGGTCGACGGCGTGGTCCCGCCCGGGGTCGAGGCCGAGGCGGACTTGTTGCCGCTGAACAGCTTCTCCAGCTCCTGGATGATCTGGACCAGCGTCGTCAGCTCGGTGGCCA encodes:
- a CDS encoding WXG100 family type VII secretion target — its product is MFTFPNSSAMDATAGSGGPITFLPRIVTGQPEQIAAHVAHVLDKAKQFVTLMDDFAKAEKQLAQVWSGAASETALKKITDSLQSFEKIIKVVQDGAQLLGVAGTLVKTAQTAYTSVVSAVNPTVAALMSNPWTHAAAVALSTATSASLRGFIEAIGGLLKTLGLTKLATELTTLVQIIQELEKLFSGNKSASASTPGGTTPSTTTVTSNPVTAPVTPPAVASASGQQVGSTPTTSTVSNPNGAQPNPYSYTPPALGGTGTTPSTSDSWIPVDPPAGTTPTPPPVSTPATPADPGVIKVTTTIGSESTTVEIPTGHDAQVDVDIPVNGEHVTEHISVTGTGKVSVS